From the Chlorogloeopsis sp. ULAP01 genome, the window AAAGGAATGAGTTTGTCTACAGAAGAAGCAAATTTGACTGGAGCTAATCTCAGTGGGGCGAATCTCAGTAGTGCAGTTGAGAAGAAGTAAATTTAACGTGAATTCGACAGAGTTAAAAAACAGCAGGAGGTAGGGCAGGTAAGTCTTTGGGGTAGATGTCGAGGGAAGGTTTTTTGGGCAGATA encodes:
- a CDS encoding pentapeptide repeat-containing protein, translating into MSVAVKKGMSLSTEEANLTGANLSGANLSSAVEKK